The following proteins are co-located in the Nitrospirota bacterium genome:
- a CDS encoding beta-ketoacyl-ACP synthase II, which yields MKRVVVTGIGVVSPIGNSLREAWGAAKSGISGIMPIQKFDATCMQWGVSGEVKGFYAETYLAHREIRRLDLFVHYAVAAAVMAAEDAGLTGKPQEVSNTRALASAGVIIGSSRGGIGTVEKEMHKLYSSGNAPHGVRTSAYLMPSTTISMAASYVAQKLGIRGYCLGISNACASGTNAIGEAFRLIQSGYRYPVLCGGTEAPVCRTCVAGYGSSGALSSVRNAAASRPFDRTRDGFVLAEGSCILVLEDLHHAVKRGARIYGEVTGYGNTTDAFHQTMPSSEGEARAITMAIRQAKLQPSDIHLINAHGTSTPLGDKTETEAIKLSLGRLAYRVPVTSVKSLTGHMLAASGALEAAFTLMSMNEGIITPTINLQERDPECDLDYVTEPRKTGIVHAISHSFGFGGLNAVLVFRQRDS from the coding sequence ATGAAAAGGGTAGTAGTGACAGGGATAGGTGTTGTGAGCCCCATCGGAAACTCGCTCCGTGAGGCATGGGGAGCGGCAAAATCAGGGATATCCGGTATCATGCCGATTCAAAAATTCGATGCCACGTGCATGCAGTGGGGTGTTTCCGGGGAAGTGAAGGGATTCTATGCGGAGACGTATCTCGCGCACAGGGAGATACGCCGTCTTGATCTTTTTGTACACTATGCGGTCGCTGCAGCGGTGATGGCTGCGGAGGACGCGGGACTGACAGGAAAACCGCAGGAAGTGAGCAACACCCGGGCACTTGCATCAGCCGGTGTGATTATCGGTTCAAGCCGCGGAGGGATAGGAACCGTGGAGAAAGAAATGCACAAGCTCTATTCTTCAGGCAATGCTCCTCATGGTGTCCGTACCTCTGCCTATCTCATGCCCTCAACGACGATCAGCATGGCAGCTTCCTATGTGGCGCAGAAGCTGGGGATCAGGGGATACTGTCTCGGAATATCCAATGCATGTGCATCCGGAACAAATGCCATCGGAGAGGCGTTCCGGCTGATACAGTCAGGGTACCGGTATCCGGTGCTGTGCGGAGGTACAGAGGCGCCTGTATGCAGGACTTGTGTCGCAGGATACGGTTCTTCAGGCGCTCTTTCCTCTGTCCGTAACGCGGCTGCGAGCAGGCCGTTTGACAGGACGAGGGATGGGTTTGTGCTTGCAGAAGGTTCCTGCATCCTTGTCCTGGAAGACCTGCACCATGCGGTAAAGCGGGGTGCCCGCATCTACGGGGAGGTAACAGGATACGGAAATACCACCGATGCCTTCCACCAGACAATGCCTTCATCAGAGGGAGAGGCAAGGGCCATTACCATGGCCATAAGGCAGGCGAAACTGCAACCCTCTGATATCCATCTCATCAATGCCCATGGCACCTCAACACCTCTCGGAGACAAAACCGAGACCGAGGCGATAAAGCTTTCGCTCGGAAGACTTGCCTATCGGGTTCCGGTAACCTCAGTGAAGTCTCTCACAGGGCATATGCTTGCGGCATCCGGTGCGCTTGAGGCTGCGTTTACGTTAATGAGCATGAACGAGGGGATTATTACGCCGACGATAAACCTGCAGGAGAGGGACCCGGAATGCGACCTCGATTATGTGACCGAACCGCGAAAAACCGGGATAGTACATGCAATCTCACATTCCTTCGGGTTCGGCGGATTGAATGCCGTGCTGGTGTTCAGACAGCGGGATTCCTGA